A section of the Candidatus Omnitrophota bacterium genome encodes:
- a CDS encoding DUF748 domain-containing protein: protein MKYINVKGIAILITILVVFHLAFGFILSPFLGKIIVNIIDKNTDTKITVGSINVWPLTLSFSMKDLKVYDPDDDKKVMVKISGASAGLSFLGLLSRRAVISGVTLSGVVIDLEGEPDGSFNVTKIARPEKEEIEEKPSVLRRFAPKPKADWFTRAFSMVKSRISRETPAKGKKTRARVTTEVVELPKGRKVLFKTRKDEYMLRIKELVVKDARINVIAEGEQKIRVEKAGVSLSGIAVDPVKGAIFDSLYLSGSLKKGDDPAGSFRMKYSTRIVSEGVRTYLDVSARDVDLQAVRFIYKDSLPVDIEKGILDLRSDTVIVNESLDSSNAVTLTGHELKPGGSKSARVGMIPMPALCQALNQVDPLKIKFDITGTLDNPKFTGLEKTLKQVAKPYLKNVVEEKAKGALEGFMKKSSGGSSEAGSASSGDAAEKAVDTIKSLFKK, encoded by the coding sequence ATGAAATATATAAACGTAAAAGGCATAGCCATACTTATCACGATACTGGTGGTCTTCCACCTGGCTTTCGGCTTTATCCTGAGCCCCTTTCTGGGCAAGATCATAGTAAACATCATCGACAAGAACACCGATACGAAAATAACGGTCGGCAGTATTAACGTCTGGCCGCTGACACTGTCTTTTTCGATGAAGGACCTTAAAGTATACGATCCTGACGACGATAAAAAAGTTATGGTCAAGATTTCCGGAGCTTCGGCGGGATTGAGTTTTCTGGGCCTTCTTTCCAGAAGAGCGGTCATTTCCGGCGTCACTCTTTCCGGGGTGGTCATTGACCTGGAAGGCGAGCCCGACGGGAGTTTCAATGTAACTAAGATTGCCCGTCCCGAGAAGGAGGAGATAGAGGAAAAGCCTTCCGTGCTTCGAAGGTTCGCCCCCAAGCCCAAAGCCGACTGGTTCACCAGGGCCTTTAGTATGGTGAAAAGCCGCATCTCCAGGGAAACCCCGGCAAAGGGTAAAAAGACCAGGGCGAGGGTCACCACAGAAGTGGTTGAACTGCCCAAAGGAAGAAAGGTCCTGTTCAAGACCCGTAAAGACGAATATATGTTGAGGATAAAGGAGCTTGTGGTCAAGGATGCGCGCATCAACGTGATCGCCGAAGGCGAGCAGAAGATACGCGTAGAGAAAGCGGGAGTGAGCCTCTCCGGTATAGCGGTAGATCCCGTAAAAGGCGCCATTTTTGACAGCCTGTATCTTTCGGGTTCCCTCAAGAAGGGGGATGATCCGGCGGGAAGTTTCAGGATGAAGTATTCGACCAGGATCGTCTCCGAAGGCGTGAGGACCTATCTGGACGTTAGTGCTAGGGACGTGGATCTTCAGGCGGTAAGATTTATATACAAGGATTCTCTTCCAGTGGACATAGAAAAGGGTATTCTGGACCTCAGGTCCGATACTGTCATAGTAAATGAATCGCTTGATTCGAGCAATGCGGTTACCCTTACGGGTCATGAGCTGAAACCCGGAGGGTCTAAGTCAGCTCGAGTAGGCATGATACCCATGCCCGCTCTTTGCCAGGCGCTCAATCAGGTAGACCCCCTTAAGATCAAATTCGACATTACCGGGACTCTGGACAATCCCAAGTTCACCGGTCTTGAAAAGACCCTTAAGCAGGTGGCCAAGCCCTACCTTAAGAATGTTGTCGAAGAAAAAGCGAAAGGGGCCCTTGAAGGGTTCATGAAAAAGTCCTCCGGCGGATCCTCTGAAGCCGGTTCCGCCTCTTCCGGTGATGCTGCCGAGAAGGCCGTCGATACGATAAAATCCCTATTCAAGAAATAA
- a CDS encoding TIGR03546 family protein produces the protein MLPLINLPVKIVKLFTSNVSESEVAAGVVMGMFFGFIPLNGPMAILLFVLFFIFRINRLASILVLPVFKLFYVLGVYRISDMVGGLLLIDLKFLSGVWRILTSLPVIAYLDLGNTLVTGGLVVSGVLAYPVYLASKKGIVVFRKKYFDKFKQTKFYKWFMKLPVISKIVSLANRR, from the coding sequence CTTCCAATGTTTCCGAAAGCGAAGTTGCTGCGGGAGTGGTCATGGGTATGTTCTTCGGGTTCATACCGCTCAACGGCCCCATGGCCATACTTCTTTTCGTGCTTTTTTTCATTTTCAGGATAAACCGCCTGGCGTCGATACTCGTTCTTCCCGTTTTTAAGCTTTTTTATGTCCTGGGAGTGTACCGCATCAGCGATATGGTGGGCGGTCTTCTTCTTATCGATCTCAAGTTCCTCTCCGGGGTCTGGAGGATCCTGACGTCGCTGCCGGTGATCGCGTATCTTGATCTGGGCAACACGCTTGTTACAGGAGGGCTGGTTGTCTCCGGGGTACTGGCCTATCCGGTCTATCTCGCGTCGAAAAAGGGTATAGTGGTCTTTCGAAAGAAGTATTTCGATAAATTCAAGCAGACCAAGTTCTATAAATGGTTCATGAAGTTGCCAGTCATAAGTAAAATAGTTTCTCTGGCCAACAGAAGATGA